ATAGCCACACACCTGGCAGATAATGGCGCTGATATTGACTTTATACGTGAATTCTTGGGACATGTACTTTTAGATACTACCCATATCTATTGCAAGCATCGTAAACAAAAACAACGTATTACAGAAGCTATTAACCATTCTAAAATTGCAGCCTAATGGAATTTTATAAAAACTATTTGGTAGAGAAGAATTTCTCTGCATCTACCATACGAAAGTATGTATTTGAAACGAAGCGTTTCCTGCTAGAGCATCCAAACGCAAAATACTATTGCTATAGTAACCTGGTTGATTATATGCATAGTATAAGCAACGCACCCATTGCGCTCACAACAAGAAAAATCAAACTTCAGGTGGTAAAAAAATATTTCGATTTTTTGATAGAGACCGGAGCAATACAGCATCACCCTTGTTCTTCCTTGTATATAAAAGGAAATACCAAGCGAGGAATTATATTTTATGACTTATTTACTTCTGCCGAACTGGAGTTGTTGCTTAATCGAACGGAGCGTTACGAGCATCTAGCAATTAAAAACAAACTGATAATTTCTTTTTTAATTTATCAGGGTTTGTTACCGCAAGAAATTTGCGGATTAAAATTAAAGCACATAGATGCTGAATCGCAGAATGTATTTATAAAGGGTGGACGAATTCATTTAGCAAGAAGACTGCCCTTACAGCCATTGCAAATAGTACTATTAGAGGAGTATTTGAATAACACGCGTAATCGATTACTAAAAACCGCTAAACAAAAAACAGATTTTCTGTTACTTAATTTTAGAGGGAAGCCTATAACCGTTGAAGATGTTGGCACGTTAGTAGAATCGTTTAGGTATTTGTTCCCTGAGCGAAAGCTCAATACCAAGACCATACGAGATAGCGTGTTGAGCAATTTGTTTAAAGAAAAAAACTATTTACTCGAAGAAGTTCAATACATAGCAGGACATCGATGGGTGTCTTCAACCTTGCGCCTGAAGCCAACTAATCAAGCACTGCAACATAAACTTATTAGTAAGTTTCATCCGTTGGGGTGATAGATTTATTAAATTGATTTGCTACATTAGATACAACTAGAATATGGAATTAAGAATTGAAATACCAACTCACATCTCAGATAACTTTGGGGATCCACTTTTTTATTTTATTAATACTATTTTGAATGTAAATAATTCAAAAGCAGAAATTTTTCATTTTGACTTTAATAATTGCATGTTTATTAATCCTTTTATTATAGGAGGGTTGACGAGTATTGCGCACTATCAAAGGTTGAAGGGTAAAAAAGTTCATTACACTTTCAACAAACAAAACGAATCAATTTCTAATTACTTTAAAACTGTCTATTTCCCTGATGGGTTCAATTATCAGGAGTCGCAGTTTCAAAACCTAGATACTTTTTTTGAAAATTACCATTCGAAAACATATATTCCTTTAATCGCTTTTCCTGCAGGAAAAAAAGAAATAGAAAACAAGATTCGTGAAAAAGTTATTTCTGCAATAAATAGTATTCTTAAAGATCAATTGAAGTTAAAGGGTTATGTTTTGATGGCGATTTTCTATATGATAGATGAATTAACGCAAAACATTACCGATCATTCCGGATCTAATAAGGGAATTTTATTTGCACAATTTTATCCAACTAAAAATTTTATGGATATCTGTATTGCAGATTATGGAAAAGGATTGCTACAATCTTATATTGATGCCGGTAAACATAATCCAAAATCTGACGAAGAAGCTATAAATTTTGCTATTTTTGGCAAATCCACTAAAAATTTACCAGAAAGTAGAGGTTTTGGCTTATCTACGTCAAGAAGAATATTAGTTGAGGGATTAAAGGGGAAATTTTGTATTTATTCAGGAAATGCCTTTTTCGTACAAGACATTGAAAGAGAAGAGCTTATAGCCCTAGAAGAAGGATATTATTATAAAGGTTGTTATGTAGCCTTGCGAATTCCAATTTTAACAAACGAGCAATTTAATTTATATGATTACGTTGGTAACTAATAAACTTATTTTGCGTAAAAGCTAAATGCTATTAAATTTGTAATTAATCATAGATATGAAAGCTGTTTTACACATATTAGTTTCTGAAGAATTAAGTGACCTTCTCAATACTCGTGAAGCAGCCACTGAATTAATTAATTCTATTCGCAAAAATCCTTGCTCTATTGTTGAATTAGATTTTTCTAATGTGGAATTTATGTCAAGGTCATTTGCCGATCAACTTTATAAGGAGCAACAAGAAGTACAAAAGGAATTGAAAGTAGTTATACATATAGTAAATGCCAATGAGGAAATTATTAATATGCTTAGAGCTGTAAAGCTTACACAAAACATTGTTAACCGGGCATATACTCAAATACCAGTTTACAAATATACTGATGCTTCGATGCTGAGAAACTATCTTCTGTCAGTATAATTTCTTTTTCAATCTCAAATACAATAAACATATATTTCTCATCTCTTTTCGAAAATTTACCATTCAATCGTTAATAAAATTCAAAAATAAATTACATTTGAAAAAAGTGAACACGTTCCTTGACATATTGTTAAAAAACACTCACAACCCACTACAGCTACGACCTGCATGGGAACGTAAAAAGCTTATTGATAGACAACCAAAAACTATGGTATGATTTGGTAAATAGTGGAATGGATCCGGATGATGCGCAAGCCTTTAGGTATAAGAAAGTAGATTACGAGTACGACTTAATCAGCGGCAAAGTAAATACCATAGCGTACCAACAAGGCAAGGCTGACCGCTTCTACCACCATTATGAGTACGATGCAGACAACCGAATAACAGAAGTATATAGCAGCACGTATCCCAATGCCGTATGGCGCAATTTACAAGCCGACCCTACATGGAATTTAGATGCCAAGTATTTTTACTACAAACACGGACCACTTGCTAGAGTAGAATACGGAGAAAACCAAGTACAGGGGCAAGACTTTGTGTACACCCTGCAAGGTTGGATAAAGGGAGTAAACAGCAATACGCTTGATAAGACGAGAGACATCGGAAATGATGGCAACCACTCCACTCAATTTACCCTTCAAAACGCTACCTTTGCCCAAGACGCATTTGGGTATAGCTTAAATTATTTTGATGGCGATTATTCTGCTATTGACACCAGCAGATGGAATACCATCACCAAACGTTTTGAAGCAGATAAAACAGGCAGTAACTGGATGGCAGAACGACACGATTTATTTAACGGCAATATAAGCGCAATGGCTACAACCTTGATGCAACCGGTAACACCAACGTACAATGCGGTGTACTCCCCTACCGTATTGCCTTTAGGGAATGCGTATAAATACGACCAATTGAATCGTATCATTCAAAGCCGTTCGTTCAACGATCTTACTTCTGTTTCCAACAGTTGGGGTTCAGGAGGATTGTATGAGGGAACCTACCAGCAGCTTTTTACGTATGATGCCAATGGAAATATGTTAACAGCTACTGTAAATAACGATGCGGGATTTGCCATCGATAACCAAGATTATCGTTATCAAACGGTAGGCGGAGTACGATTAAATAATAGGTTGTATGCCATCAACGACAGTGCAACATCAACAGGAGGATTTGATTTAACAGATCAGATTGCCTTTGATAATTCAGCAAGTACGATAAACAGCAATAACAATTATTCCTATTCAGAAATAGGGGAATTGAAAAAGGATGTGTGGGATAGTATATCAAATATTGTAAGAAGAGCAGATGGAAAAATACTTTCTATTACTCGAACTACTGGTTGTACTAGACCAAACATAAAATACGATTACGACCCAATGGGTAAACGAATTGCTAAACATACCTTTGACAATAGCAATGCATGGATACAAAGTGAGTACTATATAAAAGATGCCACAGGCAATACCATGAGTACGTATGTCTATAAAGATGGTTCGTTTGCAAAAACGGAAGATCATTTGTATGGTAGTAGCAGCTTAGGTATTGTGCAAGACAGTTTAGAAATGATTGGAGCGTATGTAGATACTGTTTATTTTAGCCATGTGTTAGGCAAAAAGCAATATAGTGGAAGTAATCATTTAGGGAATGTACTAAGCACATTCAGCGACATCAAAATCCCACTCGACCAGAACAACAACGACACAATTGATTCTTATGTAGCTGATATTAGTTCTTCTAAGGATTATGGGGCGTTTGGGGAGTACCTGACCAACAGAAACTTTAACCGTAATGAGTATCCCAACTCCTTCAATGGCAAACGTGATGACAATGAATTGTTTGGGTGGCAGGATTACGGAAGTCGAAATTATTTGAAATCGCGAAGAACTTATGATGTAATAGACGCTAGACATAGAAAAAATTCTAATGAAAGTCCGTATATTTTTGTAAGCAATAATCCAATTTGTCATATTGATGTAAATGGTGAAGAAAAAATTGTTGTATCTGGTTCGGAACACCCTGGTAGATATGGTTTGAATTTTGTGCTGCCAGCAATGAAACAATTACATAATATACAGAAAAACAATTCCAAGAATGAACGAGTTGCATGGTTAGTTTTTGAAAAAGGTTATTCCACAAAACAACTAATACAAATGAATAGATGGGCAGAAAGAAATGGGGTTGCAATGATTACAGTAAAATCCGCTGATGAAGTTGTTAATTATATTAATAGCGGAATTAAAGAAGGACCTAATTTTTCTAGTATCAGAAAAGAAGACCCAATAACTCAGGTTAATATGTTTAGTCATGGCGTTCCTGGAAATATTTCTTTTGGTTATGGGAATTCAGATGTGGAGCAAAAGTATTCATTTACAGAAGCTCAAGCTAAAAAGTTAAATCCAAATGCATTTGAAACAAATGCTTCATGTACAATTTTCGCCTGTAGAATTGGTGCGGGAAAGAGTGTAAATGATTTCACATTTGATACCGATCCAGAAAAGAGTTTAGCACAAGCTATTGCAGATCAAACAGGCATGTCAGTAAATGCTTGGCAATCCAGAACAGAATATTCAGGAATATTAAATGCATCATATTTGGATGATTTGACTGGAAAGTCAACAAATAGAAGCGTTACAGGTGATTCTTGGTTCCAAAATATTGAGCAAATAGAATTACCAACTACTGGAACAACTCCATGGATGTCTCCAGGTCAAACAGAATATAAGAAAAATGAAACTCCAAAAGTTAAATAAAATGAATTTAATTTCAATTTTATTAATAATAACAATACTGCTTTTTAGTGATTGTACAACAAAATGTACAGTTTTATCTGACGTAAACGAATCCCAGCAAAATGGAGAATTCTTAACTAAAGAAAATCCATCAAGACAATGCAATTCAGAATTAATATCTAAAAAAGTAAAACTTAAAATTAATCATGAATCGGTTTGTAATCTTCATGAGTTTCAATTGTTAGTATGGTTAAATTATCATCCCATTTATAGAGGTTCTTATAATATGGAAATTCCATTAGACGTATCAATTTGTAAAGACGAATCATATGAGATTGTAATTTTCCTAATTGATTCTAAAAAACAGGTTCATTATTCATGGCACAAAAAAGATGCTTACACTCTTTCTGAAATTAATTTCAATTCAATTAATATTTCTTTACTTGAAAAAGAAAACTATGATTATAATAATGGAATGGAATACAAAATTGAATTCAATTAATGATGGTCAAGCCTTAAAGTATGGTCGTGATCCAGGAATTGGTAAAGCGAGTACATGGTATAAACCGTTGGATAATACGAACAACGACACAATTGATTCTTATGTAGCTGATATTAGTTCTTCTAAGGATTATGGGGCGTTTGGGGAA
The nucleotide sequence above comes from Bacteroidota bacterium. Encoded proteins:
- a CDS encoding tyrosine-type recombinase/integrase — encoded protein: MEFYKNYLVEKNFSASTIRKYVFETKRFLLEHPNAKYYCYSNLVDYMHSISNAPIALTTRKIKLQVVKKYFDFLIETGAIQHHPCSSLYIKGNTKRGIIFYDLFTSAELELLLNRTERYEHLAIKNKLIISFLIYQGLLPQEICGLKLKHIDAESQNVFIKGGRIHLARRLPLQPLQIVLLEEYLNNTRNRLLKTAKQKTDFLLLNFRGKPITVEDVGTLVESFRYLFPERKLNTKTIRDSVLSNLFKEKNYLLEEVQYIAGHRWVSSTLRLKPTNQALQHKLISKFHPLG
- a CDS encoding sensor histidine kinase produces the protein MELRIEIPTHISDNFGDPLFYFINTILNVNNSKAEIFHFDFNNCMFINPFIIGGLTSIAHYQRLKGKKVHYTFNKQNESISNYFKTVYFPDGFNYQESQFQNLDTFFENYHSKTYIPLIAFPAGKKEIENKIREKVISAINSILKDQLKLKGYVLMAIFYMIDELTQNITDHSGSNKGILFAQFYPTKNFMDICIADYGKGLLQSYIDAGKHNPKSDEEAINFAIFGKSTKNLPESRGFGLSTSRRILVEGLKGKFCIYSGNAFFVQDIEREELIALEEGYYYKGCYVALRIPILTNEQFNLYDYVGN
- a CDS encoding DUF4325 domain-containing protein, which gives rise to MKAVLHILVSEELSDLLNTREAATELINSIRKNPCSIVELDFSNVEFMSRSFADQLYKEQQEVQKELKVVIHIVNANEEIINMLRAVKLTQNIVNRAYTQIPVYKYTDASMLRNYLLSV